Proteins encoded by one window of Chryseobacterium aquaeductus:
- a CDS encoding lysophospholipid acyltransferase family protein, which produces MAKKNIFTDSFGTPYFLKRFIIFILGIVSYRRFNGFNKLKITGTENLVDLPDSNVLFVSNHQTYFADVAAMYHAFCAVNNGYLNTIKNPIYLLNPRVDFYYVAAEETMNKGILPKIFKIAGAVTVKRTWRAEGKNVNRMVDLGEIDNIMKALDNGWVATFPQGTTAAFAQGRKGTAKLIKNQRPIVIPIKINGFRRAFDKKGLRVKVTGVKPTMEFKKPLDIDYDKENAQQILHKIMIAIEQTEDFNLLHTYDEELKSKKSEQPNP; this is translated from the coding sequence ATGGCGAAGAAAAACATATTTACCGATTCGTTCGGCACACCCTATTTTCTGAAAAGATTTATCATTTTTATTCTGGGAATTGTTTCTTACAGAAGATTTAATGGTTTTAATAAACTGAAAATTACCGGAACAGAAAATTTGGTAGATTTACCAGATTCTAATGTTCTTTTTGTATCCAATCATCAGACTTATTTTGCTGATGTAGCAGCCATGTATCATGCATTTTGCGCAGTAAATAATGGATATTTAAATACAATAAAAAACCCGATTTATCTCCTGAATCCGAGAGTCGATTTTTACTACGTTGCTGCAGAAGAAACCATGAATAAAGGTATTTTGCCAAAAATTTTTAAAATCGCAGGAGCCGTTACCGTAAAAAGAACATGGAGAGCAGAAGGAAAAAACGTCAACAGAATGGTAGATTTGGGTGAGATTGACAACATCATGAAAGCCTTAGATAACGGCTGGGTTGCCACTTTTCCGCAAGGAACTACAGCTGCTTTTGCGCAAGGAAGAAAAGGTACTGCAAAACTGATCAAAAACCAACGCCCGATTGTGATTCCTATAAAAATAAACGGTTTCAGAAGAGCGTTTGATAAAAAAGGACTTCGTGTAAAAGTAACAGGTGTGAAGCCTACCATGGAATTTAAAAAGCCTCTGGATATTGATTATGACAAAGAAAATGCACAGCAAATTCTTCACAAAATCATGATTGCCATTGAGCAAACTGAAGATTTTAATTTACTCCACACCTATGATGAGGAATTAAAATCGAAAAAATCTGAACAACCCAACCCATAA
- a CDS encoding CsgG/HfaB family protein: MRIYTKFRIVVASALVFLLQSCTSILGLPAEKEKSMIGEITPYTTELRNLPLPKEKIVIGVYKFRDQTGQYKPSENGNNWSTAVPQGTTTILIKALEDSRWFTPIERENIANLLNERQIIRSTRQEYLKDVDKSSPALPPLLYAGTLLEGGVISYDSNIMTGGIGARYFGIGASTQYRQDRITIYLRAVSTLNGEILKTVYVSKTILSTSINGSFFKYVDTERLLEGEVGVTQNEPIQMAVTDAIEKAVKSLIVEGIRDKIWGKAIDTPSKYQKLVDEYNAEQEISNNRLVGNKYPTNNRQNISVFAQIEANKGRVDYVNPKTTVGGKLGIKYFLADNFNLEANANVFSIENEKILSRTFVSTEVNLEYLIIPQFKLSPYIYAGLGTVFSTDKARYKGQFGGGLEYLVQKNLGLRLSSQYDMGFTDDWEDFVNGKRKDQALRFALGINFYIGKK, from the coding sequence ATGAGAATCTATACGAAATTCAGGATCGTAGTTGCCAGTGCGCTTGTATTTTTGCTGCAAAGTTGTACATCTATTCTTGGTCTTCCTGCCGAGAAAGAGAAGTCTATGATAGGTGAGATTACTCCTTATACCACAGAGCTGAGAAACCTTCCGCTCCCGAAAGAAAAAATTGTCATTGGTGTCTATAAGTTCAGAGATCAGACTGGTCAGTATAAACCTTCAGAAAACGGAAATAACTGGAGTACAGCTGTTCCGCAGGGCACTACAACCATCCTTATTAAAGCATTGGAAGACAGCAGATGGTTTACACCTATTGAAAGAGAAAATATTGCCAATCTCCTCAACGAAAGACAAATCATAAGATCAACCCGTCAGGAATACCTTAAAGATGTAGATAAAAGCAGTCCTGCATTACCACCGTTATTGTATGCCGGAACTCTTCTGGAGGGCGGTGTGATCTCTTACGATAGTAATATTATGACTGGTGGTATCGGAGCCAGATACTTCGGTATTGGTGCCTCTACACAGTACAGACAAGATAGAATTACCATTTATTTAAGAGCGGTTTCTACATTAAATGGTGAAATTCTGAAAACCGTATATGTTTCTAAAACTATTCTTTCTACAAGTATCAACGGAAGTTTCTTCAAATATGTAGATACAGAAAGATTATTGGAAGGTGAGGTCGGGGTAACTCAAAACGAGCCAATTCAGATGGCAGTTACAGATGCTATTGAGAAAGCAGTGAAATCCTTAATCGTAGAAGGTATTAGAGATAAGATTTGGGGAAAAGCTATTGATACACCATCAAAATACCAAAAATTGGTAGACGAATACAATGCCGAGCAGGAAATAAGCAACAACCGTCTTGTCGGAAATAAATATCCCACCAACAACAGACAGAATATTTCTGTTTTTGCTCAAATTGAAGCCAACAAAGGAAGAGTAGATTACGTAAACCCCAAAACAACGGTTGGTGGAAAGTTGGGCATAAAATATTTTCTTGCAGATAATTTTAATCTTGAAGCAAATGCAAATGTATTCTCCATAGAAAACGAAAAAATCCTCTCACGCACATTTGTTTCTACAGAAGTCAATCTTGAATATTTAATTATTCCTCAATTTAAACTTTCACCTTATATATATGCTGGTTTAGGAACTGTCTTTTCTACGGATAAAGCCAGATATAAAGGTCAGTTTGGAGGTGGATTAGAGTATTTGGTTCAAAAAAATCTTGGTTTACGTCTTTCCTCGCAGTATGATATGGGATTTACTGATGATTGGGAAGATTTTGTAAATGGTAAAAGAAAAGATCAGGCATTGAGATTTGCCTTAGGAATCAATTTTTATATCGGAAAAAAGTAA
- a CDS encoding response regulator transcription factor yields MKPNLTIFDEPLLYTEGLSKLLLQNKIFSSIEIFNTTERLYNHIAENPPKFLMISSNILMLSELYNCIDTIASQNKNIKIMVIGNSHDVIVIRKLFNKGIKSYLDKNSCYDEFIKSVNALSSDEIYICEYAKEMMINFISSEQEKHTPNIKEPLTRRELEILKLICDGHSSKDISGQLFISINTVETHRKRILMKLNVKNSVGVVKYAMENNIIN; encoded by the coding sequence ATGAAACCTAATTTAACTATTTTTGATGAACCTCTCTTATATACGGAAGGTTTGTCTAAACTGCTTTTGCAGAACAAAATTTTTAGTTCCATAGAAATTTTTAATACTACCGAACGATTATATAATCACATTGCAGAAAATCCCCCCAAATTTCTAATGATCAGCTCAAACATTTTGATGTTGAGTGAACTTTACAATTGTATTGATACTATAGCTTCTCAAAACAAAAATATCAAAATAATGGTCATTGGTAATTCGCATGATGTGATCGTTATCCGAAAACTTTTTAATAAAGGTATTAAAAGCTATCTTGATAAAAACAGTTGCTATGATGAGTTCATCAAATCTGTGAATGCTCTAAGTTCCGATGAAATATACATCTGTGAGTATGCTAAGGAAATGATGATCAATTTCATCAGCAGCGAACAAGAAAAACACACCCCAAACATCAAAGAACCACTTACAAGACGCGAGTTGGAAATTCTAAAACTCATTTGTGATGGCCACAGCAGTAAAGATATTAGTGGACAGCTCTTTATCAGCATCAACACCGTCGAAACTCATCGCAAAAGAATTCTCATGAAGCTGAATGTGAAGAATTCTGTAGGTGTTGTGAAGTATGCGATGGAAAACAACATCATTAATTAA
- a CDS encoding beta strand repeat-containing protein, which yields MKKLVTGAFVVLSAGFAFAQNSDNTVTQGGNNNSATVTQLSLQTFGNENVTTQTGNGNDVNVYQRSNSARNKAATTQTGSLNDATISQGQGFSAGGVEVVQIQDGLSNDAAATQQFSFGSKIRQEQDGWFNEATATQGGGDVRSNIVQNQDGIANTATASQSQTGFTRPSGVFSTANDINQIQDGNLNDATASQVGFLNDLDQIQDGNLNNATSTQTGERHDATQDQDGNFNDASVAQTGVRQTSTQNQDGNLNDASVTQAGNDHTATQNQNGNFNSASATQSGGSSWISQSQTGNGNDASANQSGGTFNGAMQTQSGSNNDASLDQVGNSNEGGQFQTGLRNNAEGTQTGNNNSLDANQNGNDNDALVMQSDNWNRAEIDQIGNDNYTSADQSGTASSMGTRNVITMLQDGDNNSSIGEQSGGNSNVLASNQYGNDNVSESYQMGNSNTATITQGSALVNANSNESFVTQNGNTNAVTVNQMSSGNYHMSNQTGNGNTIVVNQ from the coding sequence ATGAAAAAATTAGTAACCGGTGCATTTGTTGTTTTATCAGCAGGATTCGCTTTTGCACAAAACAGCGACAATACAGTAACACAGGGTGGAAATAATAACTCTGCTACAGTTACACAACTAAGTTTACAAACTTTCGGTAACGAAAACGTTACTACCCAAACAGGAAACGGAAATGATGTAAACGTTTATCAAAGAAGTAACAGTGCTCGTAATAAGGCAGCTACAACACAAACGGGTAGTCTTAATGATGCTACAATAAGTCAGGGACAAGGTTTTTCTGCAGGTGGAGTAGAAGTTGTTCAGATTCAGGATGGTCTTAGCAATGACGCTGCTGCGACTCAACAGTTCAGTTTTGGGTCTAAAATCAGACAAGAACAGGATGGATGGTTCAACGAAGCTACAGCTACTCAAGGTGGAGGCGATGTGAGATCAAATATCGTTCAAAATCAAGATGGTATTGCAAATACAGCTACAGCTTCACAAAGTCAGACAGGTTTTACACGTCCAAGCGGTGTCTTCAGCACAGCTAACGATATTAATCAGATACAAGACGGTAATTTAAATGATGCTACTGCTTCTCAGGTAGGATTTTTAAATGACTTAGATCAAATACAAGACGGAAACTTAAACAATGCTACTTCCACTCAAACGGGAGAAAGACATGATGCAACACAAGATCAAGATGGCAATTTCAACGATGCATCTGTGGCACAAACAGGAGTTCGTCAAACATCAACTCAAAACCAGGACGGAAATTTGAATGACGCTTCGGTAACTCAAGCTGGAAATGATCATACTGCGACTCAAAACCAAAACGGTAATTTCAACAGCGCTTCTGCTACACAATCTGGTGGTTCTTCTTGGATCTCTCAATCTCAAACCGGAAATGGAAACGATGCATCTGCTAATCAATCTGGAGGTACTTTCAACGGTGCAATGCAAACTCAAAGCGGTAGCAACAATGATGCTTCTTTAGACCAAGTAGGAAACAGCAATGAAGGCGGACAATTTCAGACAGGTTTAAGAAACAACGCTGAAGGTACTCAAACAGGAAATAACAATTCACTAGATGCTAACCAAAATGGTAACGACAATGATGCCTTAGTAATGCAAAGTGACAACTGGAACAGAGCTGAAATAGACCAAATCGGAAATGACAACTATACAAGTGCAGATCAAAGCGGAACTGCAAGCAGCATGGGAACCAGAAATGTAATTACAATGTTACAGGATGGTGACAACAACAGTTCTATCGGAGAGCAATCTGGTGGTAACAGTAATGTTTTAGCTTCTAATCAATACGGAAATGATAATGTTTCTGAAAGCTACCAAATGGGTAACAGTAACACAGCTACCATCACTCAGGGTTCTGCATTAGTAAATGCTAATAGCAACGAATCATTTGTGACTCAAAATGGTAATACCAATGCAGTTACTGTAAACCAAATGTCTAGCGGAAACTATCACATGTCTAACCAAACAGGTAATGGAAATACAATTGTAGTAAACCAATAA
- a CDS encoding curli production assembly/transport component CsgF → MKTFFITLIFFSGIFLAKSQQLVYKPINPAFGGDTFNYQWLLSSASAQNQFDDKVTTGATGNSGSLSNFTDSLNRQILSELSRKLFQDQFGTGGVQAGNYMFGSLYLQITNTGQGMMISILDTVTGEQSEIVIPK, encoded by the coding sequence ATGAAAACTTTTTTTATAACGTTGATTTTTTTTTCAGGAATTTTCCTGGCAAAATCTCAACAGCTCGTTTATAAACCCATAAATCCTGCCTTTGGCGGAGATACATTCAATTATCAGTGGTTATTAAGTTCGGCAAGTGCCCAAAACCAGTTTGATGATAAAGTGACTACGGGTGCTACCGGTAATTCAGGCTCATTAAGCAATTTTACAGATAGTTTAAACCGGCAGATTTTAAGCGAATTATCAAGAAAATTATTCCAAGATCAGTTTGGGACAGGTGGTGTGCAGGCAGGTAATTATATGTTTGGCTCACTTTATCTTCAAATCACCAATACAGGTCAGGGTATGATGATTAGTATTTTGGATACCGTTACAGGTGAGCAATCTGAGATCGTGATTCCGAAATAA
- a CDS encoding Rne/Rng family ribonuclease, producing the protein MKKELIISHEDELTKIALLEDGRLCELHEEEDKNDFVVGDLFIGKVKKLAPNLNAAFVNIGYDKDAFLHYQDLGPQYLTYKKFLKDTVSKKQSASSLKNFELQPEIDKNGNVEKVIAKDDVVILQITKEPISTKGPRISTQISLTGRFLVLIPFDNKVSISKKIGSSEEKIRLRTLIDSIKPEGFGVIIRTVAEGKKVADLHNDMNQLIQKWENTFKNIQKNKVPSKVLSEDNKASSILRDNFNQDFVNVFCDDEQMVEEMKNYLEVIAPERKNIVQYYDSHIPLLEYYNVEKQLKQSFGKHVNIPSSKGAYLVIEHTEALHVIDVNSGNNIKSGNIATKEHGLSVNKMAATEIARQLRLRDMGGIIVIDFIDMVNPDHRRDLFEHLKTEMSRDKARHKILPPSKFGLIQITRQRNRPEKQIDIKEENPNKDGEIVAPIVIVEKMEDTIRTIMQKGDKGKLYLHVHPFVEAFLTKGFKSIRVKWYLKYKKWVTIIPRDSFKYLEYKIYNSKKEELSGYSN; encoded by the coding sequence ATGAAGAAAGAACTAATAATTTCGCACGAAGATGAGCTTACAAAAATTGCTTTGCTGGAAGACGGAAGATTATGTGAACTTCATGAGGAAGAAGACAAAAATGATTTTGTAGTAGGAGATTTATTTATAGGAAAAGTAAAAAAACTGGCACCCAACCTTAATGCAGCATTTGTAAACATTGGGTATGATAAAGATGCATTTTTGCACTATCAGGATCTTGGGCCTCAGTATCTTACCTATAAGAAATTTTTGAAAGACACGGTTTCTAAGAAACAAAGTGCATCGAGTTTAAAAAATTTCGAATTACAACCGGAAATTGATAAAAACGGAAATGTAGAAAAAGTAATTGCAAAAGATGACGTTGTCATTTTACAGATTACCAAAGAACCGATCTCTACAAAAGGCCCGAGAATATCTACGCAGATTTCGCTTACAGGCCGTTTTTTAGTTTTAATACCATTTGATAATAAAGTTTCGATCTCAAAAAAAATCGGTAGTTCTGAAGAGAAAATAAGACTGAGAACTTTGATAGACAGCATAAAGCCTGAAGGTTTTGGCGTGATTATCAGGACAGTTGCCGAAGGAAAGAAAGTTGCTGATCTTCACAATGATATGAATCAATTGATTCAAAAGTGGGAAAATACTTTTAAGAATATACAAAAAAATAAAGTCCCGTCTAAAGTACTAAGTGAAGATAACAAAGCCTCTTCTATTTTAAGAGATAACTTCAACCAGGATTTCGTAAATGTCTTTTGTGACGACGAACAGATGGTGGAAGAAATGAAAAATTATCTGGAAGTCATAGCACCTGAACGCAAAAACATCGTACAGTATTATGATTCTCACATTCCTCTCCTCGAATATTATAACGTTGAAAAACAGCTTAAACAAAGCTTTGGAAAACACGTAAATATTCCAAGTTCAAAAGGTGCTTATCTTGTTATAGAACATACAGAAGCCCTGCACGTAATTGACGTCAACTCCGGAAACAACATTAAATCCGGAAACATTGCTACGAAAGAACACGGTCTAAGCGTGAACAAAATGGCAGCCACAGAAATAGCAAGACAGTTACGTCTGCGTGATATGGGAGGTATTATCGTAATCGATTTTATCGACATGGTAAACCCAGATCACAGAAGAGATTTGTTTGAACATCTGAAAACAGAAATGAGCCGCGACAAAGCGCGACACAAAATTTTGCCTCCAAGTAAGTTTGGACTGATACAAATTACCAGACAGAGAAATCGTCCGGAAAAACAAATCGACATTAAAGAAGAAAACCCCAACAAAGACGGAGAAATCGTAGCTCCGATCGTCATTGTTGAGAAAATGGAAGACACCATAAGAACCATTATGCAGAAAGGTGATAAAGGAAAACTTTATCTGCATGTACATCCTTTCGTAGAAGCATTCCTTACAAAAGGATTCAAGAGCATACGGGTAAAATGGTATCTGAAGTACAAAAAATGGGTTACCATTATCCCAAGGGATTCTTTCAAGTATTTAGAATACAAAATCTACAATTCGAAAAAAGAAGAATTAAGCGGATATTCTAACTAA
- a CDS encoding NUDIX hydrolase, translating into MESFGKDLLQKIRKAQLGGANAHGVFSPPYRAIFSHDQIIEKNPKFAAVNIVLYLRDNDWYFPLIQRTENERDRHSGQISLPGGKREELDQDFAETAVRETSEEIGLEKYYVRIIREMSPIYIPPSNFYVYPYISYSKRNPEFILQESEAVEIIEFPITSFLNLPDSPEIMALPGAGGTEVPVINFNGYIIWGATAMILSEFSQLIKKM; encoded by the coding sequence ATGGAAAGTTTTGGAAAAGATCTGCTGCAAAAAATAAGAAAAGCCCAACTCGGTGGCGCCAATGCTCATGGAGTTTTCTCTCCGCCATACCGTGCAATTTTCAGTCACGATCAGATTATTGAAAAAAATCCGAAATTTGCAGCTGTAAATATTGTTTTGTATTTACGAGATAACGACTGGTATTTTCCGCTTATTCAGCGTACAGAAAATGAGAGAGACAGGCACAGCGGACAAATATCTTTACCAGGAGGCAAACGTGAAGAACTTGATCAGGACTTTGCAGAAACAGCTGTACGTGAGACTTCAGAAGAAATTGGTTTGGAAAAATATTATGTAAGAATTATTCGGGAGATGTCTCCGATTTATATTCCACCAAGCAACTTTTATGTTTATCCATACATCTCTTATTCCAAAAGAAATCCTGAATTTATTTTGCAAGAAAGTGAAGCCGTGGAAATCATAGAATTTCCTATCACTTCCTTTCTTAATCTTCCGGATTCGCCTGAAATCATGGCATTACCGGGAGCCGGTGGTACGGAGGTACCGGTGATCAATTTCAACGGATATATCATCTGGGGTGCAACCGCAATGATACTCAGCGAATTCAGCCAGTTGATTAAAAAAATGTAA
- a CDS encoding carboxypeptidase-like regulatory domain-containing protein, which translates to MKTYIKIFSILVLLFSLASCSEDLVELAQKGVLKGRVVKKGTNEPIANAKIFTTPSTQTVFSDKDGMFEIKDIPAGNYSVKAELTGYVANFQAVNIQNDNQVITLVFEMDDDESLNSPPSAPQLLSPIDNATNQPLSVMLSWNATDPDTTDSLTYKLTVKNNINTDVIQINDLKVKNYTLTNLQFGVSYFWQVAVSDDIHPDVLSPVFKFTTITTPANRYHYTRKQNGNFVIMSSDELGNNFQLTNSSSNSWRPRKNNNAGLIAFLRTDAGGSHIFTVNPDGTNLLKVTQIPVAGFNHDELDFSWNTSGSALIYSNFDKLYKINKDGTGQQLLYTTADGSLISEVDWSYDNSKIAVKTNNFSGYNTKIFIIDMLGNVIQNVFAAPTGATGGLNFSIDGQKLLYTHDVSGYQDSNYRQLDSHIFIYNLVNNTSYDMTLESDKPVGTNDLDPRFSPNNSQIIFMNTSNDNISQRNVVVVDLNNLMIDLNRAVLFNNAEMPDYE; encoded by the coding sequence ATGAAAACATATATCAAAATATTCTCAATATTGGTTTTGCTGTTCTCTTTGGCATCGTGTAGCGAAGATTTAGTAGAATTGGCGCAAAAAGGTGTATTAAAAGGTAGAGTTGTCAAAAAAGGAACCAACGAACCCATTGCCAATGCCAAGATATTTACAACACCCAGTACACAGACGGTTTTTAGCGATAAAGACGGAATGTTTGAAATAAAAGATATTCCCGCAGGCAATTATTCTGTAAAAGCTGAACTGACGGGTTATGTTGCCAATTTTCAGGCCGTAAATATTCAGAATGATAATCAAGTAATCACTCTTGTTTTTGAGATGGATGATGATGAATCTCTCAACTCTCCGCCCAGTGCTCCACAATTACTGAGCCCGATTGATAATGCAACAAATCAACCACTTTCTGTAATGCTTAGTTGGAATGCTACCGATCCTGATACTACAGACAGCCTCACCTATAAACTTACCGTAAAGAATAACATCAATACAGATGTCATTCAGATCAATGATCTGAAGGTAAAAAACTATACCCTCACCAATTTGCAGTTTGGGGTAAGTTATTTCTGGCAGGTTGCAGTTTCAGACGATATTCATCCTGATGTTCTGAGTCCGGTATTTAAATTTACCACTATTACAACTCCTGCAAATCGTTATCATTATACTCGCAAGCAAAACGGAAATTTTGTCATTATGTCAAGTGACGAGTTGGGAAACAACTTTCAATTGACCAATTCGTCAAGCAACAGCTGGAGACCCAGAAAGAATAATAACGCAGGATTGATTGCTTTTTTGAGAACAGATGCAGGCGGAAGCCACATTTTTACAGTAAATCCGGATGGTACCAATCTTCTTAAAGTGACTCAGATTCCCGTAGCAGGATTTAATCATGATGAATTAGATTTTTCCTGGAATACAAGTGGAAGCGCACTTATTTATTCAAATTTTGATAAACTGTACAAAATTAATAAAGATGGAACCGGGCAACAACTCCTTTACACAACTGCAGACGGAAGCCTCATTTCGGAAGTAGACTGGAGTTACGATAATAGTAAAATAGCCGTTAAGACTAATAATTTCAGTGGTTATAATACCAAAATATTCATTATCGATATGCTGGGCAATGTGATTCAGAATGTTTTTGCTGCTCCAACTGGAGCCACAGGTGGACTTAATTTTTCTATTGACGGACAAAAATTGCTATACACACATGATGTCTCTGGGTATCAGGATTCTAATTACAGACAACTAGATTCGCATATTTTTATTTATAATCTGGTGAACAATACATCCTATGATATGACATTAGAAAGTGACAAACCTGTCGGCACTAATGATCTTGACCCAAGGTTTTCACCCAACAATTCTCAGATAATTTTTATGAATACTTCAAATGACAATATTTCGCAGAGAAATGTGGTGGTGGTAGATTTAAATAATCTGATGATTGATCTGAATCGTGCTGTATTGTTCAACAACGCAGAAATGCCTGACTACGAATAG
- a CDS encoding CsgE family curli-type amyloid fiber assembly protein, with product MKNFILIFYTFLFVFLSINIYGQDDRKIIAKIEKNFVEKQLKIKALVTNNSSTYQELNYLLISIKKGASGNLSNNKQSGKFSINPNESKALSEMSVNLDKRDALKAFLYIRDEQTQKLIAKDSLEINQDFFNKKVSVVEKEEAFELSGLTIDETKSKVGKDFYDLFYIQYSQIPDKSNSAITITELPARGTSGQINIQIDDKLVYSFMTNPSEDYLKEQLEYTLRYIKDFNARKNLIKNEFIY from the coding sequence ATGAAAAATTTCATTCTCATATTTTATACATTTCTTTTTGTTTTCCTGTCGATAAACATTTATGGGCAGGATGACAGAAAGATTATTGCAAAAATTGAGAAAAATTTTGTCGAAAAACAATTGAAAATTAAAGCATTAGTCACCAACAATTCTTCAACATATCAGGAGCTCAATTATCTTTTAATTTCAATAAAAAAAGGAGCCAGCGGAAATCTTTCTAATAATAAACAGAGCGGGAAATTCTCTATCAATCCCAATGAGAGCAAAGCTTTGTCTGAGATGAGTGTGAATCTGGATAAGCGAGACGCTTTGAAAGCATTCTTGTATATACGTGACGAGCAGACACAAAAACTTATAGCTAAAGACAGTTTAGAAATAAATCAGGATTTTTTTAATAAAAAGGTGAGTGTAGTCGAAAAAGAAGAAGCTTTCGAACTCAGCGGGCTCACTATTGATGAAACAAAAAGTAAAGTAGGGAAAGATTTTTATGATTTGTTTTATATACAATACAGCCAAATTCCGGACAAAAGCAATTCTGCAATTACCATTACCGAGTTGCCTGCCAGAGGTACCAGCGGACAAATCAATATACAGATTGATGACAAACTGGTATATAGTTTTATGACCAATCCCAGTGAAGATTATCTTAAAGAGCAGCTAGAATACACCTTGCGGTACATCAAAGATTTTAATGCCCGAAAGAATCTCATTAAAAACGAATTCATCTACTAA